In a genomic window of Streptomyces katrae:
- the rfbD gene encoding dTDP-4-dehydrorhamnose reductase — protein MTRWLVTGSGGMLGRDVRTLLADGQVTALDRAALDITDPEAVRTAVSGHDVVINCAAWTDVDGAEAAEATATAVNGTGVRHLAHACRDSGARLLHVSTDYVLPGDGTEPYSESTPTGPVNAYGRSKLVGERAVAEILPDTGYIVRTAWLYGEHGQNFVATMLGLAARRSTVDVVNDQYGQPTWTHDLAGLLVMLGHADKAPPGVYHCTATGHTTWYGLARAAYELSGLDPDRIRPTASAAFPRPARRPAFSVLGHARWAAAGLPVLPHWRTSLAEALHRPSFTALVHQ, from the coding sequence GTGACCCGCTGGCTGGTCACCGGCTCCGGCGGGATGCTCGGCCGCGACGTGCGGACCCTGCTGGCAGACGGGCAAGTCACCGCGCTCGATCGCGCCGCCCTTGACATCACCGACCCGGAGGCCGTCCGCACCGCAGTCTCCGGCCACGACGTGGTGATCAACTGCGCCGCCTGGACGGACGTCGACGGCGCCGAGGCCGCCGAGGCCACCGCCACCGCCGTCAACGGAACAGGCGTCCGCCACCTGGCTCATGCCTGCCGGGACAGCGGCGCTCGACTCCTGCATGTCTCCACCGACTACGTCCTGCCGGGGGACGGCACCGAGCCGTATTCCGAGTCGACCCCGACCGGTCCGGTCAACGCGTACGGCCGCAGCAAACTGGTCGGCGAACGGGCCGTTGCCGAAATCCTCCCCGATACCGGCTACATCGTGCGCACCGCCTGGCTGTACGGCGAGCACGGCCAAAACTTCGTCGCTACCATGCTCGGCCTGGCCGCCCGCAGGAGCACCGTCGACGTCGTCAACGACCAGTACGGGCAGCCAACTTGGACGCACGATCTGGCTGGTCTCCTGGTGATGCTCGGCCACGCCGACAAGGCCCCGCCCGGGGTCTACCACTGCACCGCGACCGGCCACACCACCTGGTACGGCCTGGCCCGCGCGGCATACGAACTCAGCGGACTCGATCCGGACCGCATCCGCCCGACCGCATCGGCGGCATTCCCGCGCCCTGCCCGCCGGCCCGCCTTCAGCGTCCTCGGCCACGCCCGCTGGGCCGCGGCGGGCCTGCCCGTACTCCCGCACTGGCGCACATCACTCGCCGAGGCCCTGCACCGACCCTCGTTCACCGCCCTCGTGCACCAATAG
- a CDS encoding APC family permease yields the protein MSIDMGKPSTAGQAPGTEEPPDTGERATAAGDRHRLTALQGLAALSLDAMASVAYGPESIVLVLAAAGAYGLGFTLPVTLAIAALLAVLVASYRQVIAAFPDGGGSYAVARKHLGRRTSLVAAASLILDYVLNVAVSVTAGVAALTSAFPGLYGERVWICLGILVLVTAVNLRGVVESAKAFLVPTAVFVGSILAMVVVGLLRDGPVSTASAAGHASALGEGATTVGALLLLKAFAAGCSALTGVEAVANAVPSFRAPAARRAQRTEVALGALLGVMLIGLSILIGRFHLQPVEGVTVLAQLADASFGHNIAFYVVQFATMVLLALAANTSFGGLPALMSLLARDHHLPHVFALKADRQVHRHGVLALAVVSAILLLCSGGDTNTLVPLFAIGVFVGFTICQVGMVRHWFGERPRGWQAKAALNGSGALLTGVSAVVVTATKFTEGAWLIVVALPLLVLGFEKIHRAYTEIGERLELGRIPQAPRRARSVVVVPVSGLSRLTSQALTAAGSLGDEVLAVTVTHPAPEDRRAAEALRRDWELWKPGVELIEVSSETRSLGRPLSSYVRKLAQTHPDAQVTVLIPETEPARLWQRLLQNQRGSVVAHAVRRDTDAVICRLRFRITADPR from the coding sequence ATGTCCATAGACATGGGAAAGCCGAGCACGGCAGGACAGGCCCCCGGCACGGAGGAGCCCCCTGATACCGGCGAACGGGCGACCGCCGCGGGCGACCGCCACCGGCTGACCGCCCTGCAGGGCCTGGCCGCCCTGTCGCTGGACGCGATGGCGTCCGTGGCGTACGGGCCGGAGTCGATCGTGCTGGTCCTGGCCGCGGCGGGTGCCTACGGCTTGGGCTTCACCCTCCCCGTCACCCTCGCGATCGCCGCCCTGCTGGCGGTGCTGGTGGCCTCCTACCGGCAGGTCATCGCCGCCTTCCCGGACGGCGGCGGTTCGTACGCCGTGGCCAGGAAGCACCTCGGCCGGCGTACGAGCCTGGTCGCCGCCGCCTCGCTGATCCTGGACTACGTCCTGAACGTGGCCGTGTCCGTCACGGCAGGCGTCGCCGCCCTGACCTCGGCCTTCCCGGGACTGTACGGGGAGCGGGTGTGGATCTGCCTGGGCATCCTGGTGCTGGTCACCGCCGTGAACCTGCGCGGGGTCGTGGAATCCGCCAAGGCGTTCCTCGTGCCCACCGCCGTGTTCGTCGGGTCGATCCTCGCGATGGTCGTCGTGGGACTCCTGCGCGACGGCCCCGTCAGCACCGCCTCCGCTGCCGGACACGCCTCCGCCCTCGGCGAGGGCGCGACCACCGTGGGCGCGCTCCTGCTGCTGAAGGCCTTCGCCGCCGGCTGCTCTGCACTGACGGGCGTCGAGGCCGTCGCCAACGCCGTACCGTCCTTCCGGGCTCCGGCCGCCCGCCGCGCCCAGCGCACCGAGGTCGCTCTCGGCGCGCTCCTGGGCGTGATGCTGATCGGCCTGTCGATCCTCATCGGCCGCTTCCACCTCCAGCCGGTCGAGGGCGTGACCGTACTCGCCCAGCTCGCGGACGCCTCCTTCGGGCACAACATCGCTTTCTACGTGGTCCAGTTCGCCACGATGGTGCTGCTCGCGCTCGCCGCGAACACCTCCTTCGGCGGTCTGCCGGCGCTGATGAGCCTGCTGGCCCGCGACCACCACCTGCCGCACGTCTTCGCGCTCAAGGCCGACCGTCAGGTCCACCGGCACGGCGTACTCGCCCTGGCCGTCGTGTCCGCCATCCTCCTGCTGTGCTCCGGCGGCGACACCAACACCCTGGTCCCTCTCTTCGCGATCGGCGTCTTCGTCGGCTTCACCATCTGCCAGGTCGGCATGGTCCGCCACTGGTTCGGGGAGCGGCCGCGCGGCTGGCAGGCGAAGGCGGCGCTCAACGGCTCCGGCGCCCTGCTGACCGGAGTCTCGGCCGTCGTCGTCACCGCCACCAAGTTCACCGAGGGCGCCTGGCTGATCGTCGTGGCGCTTCCGCTGCTCGTCCTCGGCTTCGAGAAGATCCACCGCGCGTACACCGAGATCGGTGAACGCCTGGAGCTCGGCCGGATTCCGCAGGCCCCTCGGCGTGCCCGCTCCGTGGTCGTGGTCCCCGTCTCCGGCCTGTCCCGCCTGACCAGCCAGGCCCTCACCGCCGCCGGCTCGCTCGGCGACGAAGTCCTCGCCGTGACCGTCACCCACCCGGCCCCCGAGGACCGGCGGGCAGCCGAAGCCCTCAGGCGGGACTGGGAGTTGTGGAAGCCCGGGGTCGAGCTGATCGAGGTCTCCTCGGAAACGCGCTCGCTCGGCCGCCCCCTTTCGTCGTACGTGCGGAAGCTGGCCCAGACCCACCCGGACGCCCAGGTGACCGTCCTGATCCCGGAGACCGAACCGGCCCGTCTGTGGCAGCGGCTGCTCCAGAACCAGCGCGGCTCCGTCGTCGCCCATGCGGTCCGCCGCGACACGGACGCCGTGATCTGCCGACTCCGCTTCCGCATCACCGCCGACCCGCGCTGA
- a CDS encoding DUF4118 domain-containing protein, with the protein MSGYRLHDTAALLAALVAPFLVALALVPVRTDLSATNAALVLVVAVVAVAAIGTRVAGAVAALSAAAWFDFFLTAPYQRFLIAGRGDFETAGLLLAVGLIVSQAAVRTRRLQRTVITDAARLASLQGAARLTEDGGSPEAVVEYVRRELVGLLGLRGCRFAYGTLMGNLPRLEHDGGLWRHRPGRVTEYADWPDGESELRVVGGGHYYGRFLLDPLPGPLPPEQDRLVAVALAAQAGSALDTAGLAHHQG; encoded by the coding sequence ATGTCCGGGTATCGACTTCACGACACTGCCGCCCTGCTCGCGGCCCTCGTGGCCCCCTTCCTCGTGGCGCTCGCGCTCGTTCCCGTCCGCACGGATCTTTCGGCAACGAACGCGGCGCTGGTCCTCGTCGTCGCGGTGGTCGCGGTGGCCGCCATCGGTACGCGTGTCGCCGGAGCGGTGGCCGCGCTGTCGGCGGCCGCCTGGTTCGACTTCTTCCTCACCGCGCCCTATCAACGGTTCCTGATCGCCGGCCGCGGCGACTTCGAGACGGCGGGCCTGCTGCTCGCCGTCGGCCTGATCGTCTCGCAGGCGGCGGTACGCACACGGCGGCTCCAGAGGACCGTGATCACCGACGCCGCCCGTCTGGCGAGCCTCCAGGGAGCCGCCCGGCTCACCGAGGACGGCGGTTCGCCAGAGGCGGTGGTCGAGTACGTGCGACGGGAACTCGTCGGCCTGCTGGGGCTGCGCGGCTGCCGTTTCGCATACGGAACCCTGATGGGAAACCTGCCGCGCCTCGAGCATGACGGCGGTCTCTGGCGGCACCGCCCGGGCCGGGTGACCGAGTACGCCGACTGGCCGGACGGCGAGAGCGAGTTGCGCGTCGTCGGCGGCGGGCACTACTACGGCCGCTTCCTGCTGGATCCCCTCCCCGGCCCGCTGCCCCCGGAGCAGGACCGCCTGGTGGCCGTCGCGCTGGCCGCACAGGCCGGCTCCGCGCTGGATACGGCCGGCCTGGCCCACCACCAGGGCTGA
- the kdpF gene encoding K(+)-transporting ATPase subunit F, producing the protein MTAENIVGLVVAVSLLGYLVLALVYPERF; encoded by the coding sequence GTGACCGCCGAAAACATCGTCGGCCTCGTCGTGGCCGTCTCCCTGCTCGGATACCTCGTCCTCGCCCTTGTGTACCCGGAGAGGTTCTAG
- the kdpA gene encoding potassium-transporting ATPase subunit KdpA — protein sequence MSPVLAGVLQLLALMAALALAYRPLGDYMARVYSSEKHYRPEKWIYKAIGADPTAEMRWPAYLRGVLAFSAVSVLFLYALQRAQGILPGSLGFQAIDPDQAFNTAASFVANTNWQSYAGEQAMGHVVQTGGLAVQNFVSAAVGMAVAVALVRGFARSRTGELGNFWADLVRGTFRVLLPISVIGALVLVACGAIQNFAGIHEVGQFTGGTQQWNGGAVASQEVIKELGTNGGGYFNANSAHPFENPTPFSNLFEVFLILVIPFALTRTFGRMVASLRQGYAILATMATIWLGFTALMMWTEFAHHGPAFEVAGGAMEGKETRFGIGASAIFSVATTLTSTGAVNSFHSSFTGLGGGIQLLGMQLGEIAPGGVGSGLYGMLVMAIIAVFIAGLMVGRTPEYLGKKIGTREIKLAACYILITPALVLCFTAAAMALPTPPHSMLNSGAHGFSEVLYAYTSGANNNGSAFAGLNADTQWYNSTIGIAMLLGRFLPMVFVLALAGSLAEQKPVPETAGTLRTDKPLYTGLLVGTILIVTGLTYFPALALGPLAEGLAS from the coding sequence ATGAGTCCCGTTCTCGCTGGTGTGCTCCAGCTCCTCGCGCTGATGGCAGCGCTCGCGCTGGCCTACCGCCCCCTGGGCGACTACATGGCCCGCGTCTACTCCTCCGAGAAGCACTACCGCCCGGAGAAGTGGATCTACAAGGCGATCGGCGCCGACCCGACGGCCGAGATGCGCTGGCCCGCGTACCTGCGCGGTGTCCTCGCCTTCTCCGCGGTCAGCGTCCTGTTCCTCTACGCCCTGCAGCGCGCCCAGGGGATCCTGCCCGGCTCGCTCGGCTTCCAGGCCATCGATCCCGACCAGGCCTTCAACACCGCCGCCTCGTTCGTGGCGAACACCAACTGGCAGTCGTACGCCGGTGAACAGGCGATGGGCCACGTCGTGCAGACCGGCGGCCTGGCGGTGCAGAACTTCGTCTCCGCCGCCGTCGGCATGGCCGTGGCCGTGGCCCTCGTACGCGGCTTCGCCCGGTCCCGTACCGGTGAACTGGGCAACTTCTGGGCCGACCTGGTACGCGGCACCTTCCGCGTCCTGCTCCCCATCTCCGTCATCGGGGCCCTGGTCCTGGTCGCGTGCGGGGCCATCCAGAACTTCGCCGGCATCCACGAGGTCGGCCAGTTCACGGGCGGCACGCAGCAGTGGAACGGCGGGGCGGTCGCCTCGCAGGAGGTCATCAAGGAGCTGGGCACCAACGGCGGCGGCTACTTCAACGCCAACTCCGCCCACCCCTTCGAGAACCCCACCCCCTTCTCCAACCTCTTCGAGGTCTTCCTCATCCTCGTCATCCCCTTCGCGCTGACCCGCACCTTCGGCCGCATGGTCGCGAGCCTGCGCCAGGGCTACGCGATCCTCGCCACGATGGCGACGATCTGGCTCGGCTTCACCGCCCTGATGATGTGGACCGAATTCGCCCACCACGGCCCGGCCTTCGAGGTCGCGGGCGGGGCGATGGAGGGCAAGGAGACCCGCTTCGGCATCGGCGCGTCCGCGATCTTCTCCGTCGCCACCACGCTGACCTCGACCGGCGCGGTCAACTCGTTCCACTCCTCCTTCACCGGCCTCGGCGGCGGCATCCAGCTGCTGGGCATGCAGCTCGGGGAGATCGCGCCCGGCGGTGTCGGTTCCGGCCTCTACGGCATGCTGGTCATGGCGATCATCGCGGTGTTCATCGCGGGTCTGATGGTCGGGCGGACGCCGGAGTACCTGGGCAAGAAGATCGGCACCCGCGAGATCAAGCTCGCGGCCTGCTACATCCTCATCACCCCAGCCCTCGTGCTCTGCTTCACCGCCGCCGCCATGGCCCTGCCCACCCCGCCCCACTCCATGCTGAACTCCGGCGCGCACGGGTTCTCCGAGGTCCTCTACGCCTACACCTCGGGGGCCAACAACAACGGCTCCGCCTTCGCCGGCCTGAACGCCGACACCCAGTGGTACAACTCCACGATCGGCATCGCCATGCTGCTGGGCCGCTTCCTCCCCATGGTCTTCGTCCTCGCGCTGGCCGGCTCGCTCGCCGAGCAGAAGCCCGTCCCCGAGACGGCAGGCACCCTGCGTACCGACAAGCCGCTCTACACCGGCCTGCTCGTCGGCACGATCCTCATCGTCACCGGTCTCACCTACTTCCCGGCCCTGGCGCTGGGTCCGCTCGCCGAAGGGCTCGCATCATGA
- the kdpB gene encoding potassium-transporting ATPase subunit KdpB encodes MSTATPTRAPHQDVPTGHKPGAGRVGGGLFDPKQLLKSFPDAVRKLDPRVMIKSPVMFVVLIGSVVTTVLACLDPTNWFGWAITVWLWLTTIFANLAEAVAEGRGKAQADTLRKAKTDSVARRLTKDGKGEEQVPGTELKIGDLVVCEAGDIIPGDGDVVEGVASVDESAITGESAPVIRESGGDRSAVTGGTKVLSDRIIVKITTKPGETFIDRMIALVEGAARQKTPNEIALNILLASLTIVFLLAVVTLQPFAIYAGAEQSMIVLTALLVCLIPTTIGALLSAIGIAGMDRLVQRNVLAMSGRAVEAAGDVSTLLLDKTGTITLGNRQASEFVPVEGTTEAELADAAQLSSLADETPEGRSIVVLAKEKYGLRERHQGELSHAEWISFTAQTRMSGVDVDGRQTRKGAAGSVITWVKEQGGMVSDDADLLANKISEAGGTPLLVAVNDEEGARVLGVIHLKDVVKEGMRERFDELRRMGIKTVMITGDNPLTAKAIAEEAGVDDFLAEATPEDKMALIKREQAGGKLVAMTGDGTNDAPALAQADVGVAMNTGTSAAKEAGNMVDLDSNPTKLIEIVEIGKQLLITRGALTTFSIANDVAKYFAIIPAMFAVVYPGLDKLNVMGLSSPESAILSAVVFNALIIIALVPLALKGVQYKPTSADRMLRRNLGLYGVGGLIAPFIGIKIIDLLISLIPGIG; translated from the coding sequence ATGAGCACCGCCACACCCACCAGGGCTCCGCACCAGGACGTGCCCACCGGACACAAGCCGGGCGCCGGACGCGTGGGCGGCGGCCTGTTCGATCCGAAGCAGCTTCTGAAGTCCTTCCCGGACGCCGTCCGCAAGCTCGATCCGCGCGTCATGATCAAGTCGCCGGTCATGTTCGTGGTCCTGATCGGCTCGGTGGTCACCACCGTGCTGGCCTGTCTGGACCCGACGAACTGGTTCGGCTGGGCCATCACCGTCTGGCTGTGGCTGACCACGATCTTCGCCAACCTCGCTGAGGCCGTGGCCGAGGGCCGGGGCAAGGCCCAGGCCGACACCCTGCGCAAGGCCAAGACCGACTCCGTCGCCCGCCGGCTGACCAAGGACGGCAAGGGCGAGGAGCAGGTCCCGGGCACCGAGCTGAAGATCGGCGACCTGGTGGTCTGCGAGGCAGGCGACATCATCCCCGGCGACGGTGACGTGGTCGAGGGCGTCGCCTCCGTGGACGAGTCCGCCATCACCGGCGAATCCGCGCCCGTCATCCGCGAGTCCGGTGGCGACCGCAGCGCGGTCACCGGCGGCACGAAGGTCCTCTCGGACCGGATCATCGTCAAGATCACCACCAAGCCCGGCGAGACCTTCATCGACCGCATGATCGCCCTGGTCGAGGGCGCGGCACGGCAGAAGACGCCCAACGAGATCGCGCTGAACATCCTCCTCGCTTCCCTCACGATCGTCTTCCTGCTGGCGGTGGTCACGCTCCAGCCGTTCGCGATCTACGCGGGTGCCGAGCAGTCGATGATCGTACTGACGGCCCTGCTCGTCTGCCTGATCCCGACGACCATCGGCGCGCTGCTCTCCGCGATCGGTATCGCGGGCATGGACCGCCTGGTCCAGCGCAACGTCCTCGCCATGTCCGGGCGCGCGGTGGAAGCCGCCGGTGACGTCTCCACGCTGCTGCTCGACAAGACCGGCACCATCACCCTCGGCAACCGCCAGGCCTCGGAGTTCGTCCCGGTCGAGGGCACGACGGAGGCCGAGCTGGCGGACGCCGCCCAGCTGTCGTCCCTCGCGGACGAGACGCCCGAGGGCCGTTCCATCGTCGTCCTGGCGAAGGAGAAGTACGGGCTGCGCGAGCGCCACCAGGGCGAGCTGTCGCACGCCGAGTGGATCTCCTTCACCGCCCAGACCCGGATGTCGGGCGTGGACGTGGACGGCAGGCAGACCCGCAAGGGAGCTGCCGGCTCCGTCATCACCTGGGTCAAGGAACAGGGAGGCATGGTCTCCGACGACGCCGACCTCCTCGCCAACAAGATCTCCGAGGCGGGCGGCACCCCCCTCCTGGTGGCCGTCAACGACGAGGAGGGCGCCCGCGTCCTCGGTGTCATCCACCTCAAGGACGTCGTCAAGGAGGGCATGCGGGAGCGGTTCGACGAGCTGCGCCGCATGGGCATCAAGACCGTCATGATCACGGGTGACAACCCGCTGACGGCCAAGGCGATCGCCGAGGAGGCGGGTGTCGACGACTTCCTCGCGGAGGCGACGCCCGAGGACAAGATGGCCCTCATCAAGCGGGAGCAGGCGGGCGGCAAGCTGGTCGCGATGACCGGCGACGGCACCAACGACGCCCCCGCCCTCGCCCAGGCGGACGTGGGCGTGGCGATGAACACGGGCACCTCGGCCGCCAAGGAGGCCGGGAACATGGTGGACCTGGACTCCAACCCCACCAAACTGATCGAGATCGTGGAGATCGGCAAGCAGCTGCTGATCACGCGGGGCGCCCTGACCACGTTCTCCATCGCCAACGACGTCGCGAAGTACTTCGCGATCATCCCCGCGATGTTCGCGGTGGTCTACCCCGGCCTCGACAAGCTCAACGTCATGGGCCTGTCCTCGCCCGAGTCGGCGATCCTGTCCGCGGTCGTCTTCAACGCGCTGATCATCATCGCCCTGGTCCCGCTCGCCCTCAAGGGCGTCCAGTACAAGCCGACCAGCGCCGACAGGATGCTCCGCCGCAATCTGGGCCTGTACGGCGTGGGCGGCCTGATCGCCCCGTTCATCGGAATCAAGATCATCGACCTGCTCATCTCCCTCATCCCCGGAATCGGCTGA
- a CDS encoding potassium-transporting ATPase subunit C: MNNSVGNTARLLGAGLRALLVLTVVCGVLYPLAVTGIAQVAFGDQANGSEIKDRNGQVVGSSLIGQTYDLPKQNPDDPEEAARPDLKWFQPRPSNGLGSNSVNTQYSLILSGATNKAADNPDLVKLVKDAKAAVVADNTTASYTVKPEDVPADAVTSSGSGLDPDISPAYARLQIHRVAERNRLDVKQVEELVADHTTGRTLGFMGEPRVNVLELNTALKALAKS, translated from the coding sequence ATGAACAACTCCGTAGGAAACACCGCCCGTCTGCTGGGGGCCGGCCTGCGCGCGCTGCTGGTCCTGACGGTCGTCTGCGGCGTCCTGTACCCGCTGGCCGTCACCGGCATCGCCCAGGTCGCCTTCGGTGACCAGGCCAACGGCTCCGAGATCAAGGACAGGAACGGCCAGGTCGTCGGCTCCTCCCTCATCGGCCAGACCTACGACCTCCCCAAGCAGAACCCCGACGACCCGGAGGAGGCCGCCAGGCCGGACCTCAAGTGGTTCCAGCCGCGCCCCTCCAACGGCCTCGGCTCCAACAGCGTCAACACCCAGTACTCGCTGATCCTCTCGGGAGCCACCAACAAGGCGGCCGACAACCCGGACCTGGTCAAGCTGGTCAAGGACGCCAAGGCCGCGGTCGTCGCGGACAACACGACGGCCTCGTACACGGTCAAGCCGGAAGACGTACCGGCGGACGCCGTCACCTCCTCCGGCTCCGGCCTCGACCCGGACATCTCCCCCGCCTACGCCAGGCTGCAGATCCACCGGGTCGCCGAGCGGAACAGGCTCGACGTCAAGCAGGTCGAAGAGCTCGTCGCCGACCACACCACCGGCCGCACCCTCGGCTTCATGGGCGAACCCCGCGTCAACGTCCTCGAACTCAACACCGCCCTCAAGGCACTGGCCAAGAGCTGA
- a CDS encoding response regulator, translating to MTRVLVVEDDPQLVRALKINLQARKFDVEEAPDGGAALRLAAAHRPDVIVLDLGLPDMDGVEVIKGVRGWSRVPILVLSARHTSEEKIRALDAGADDYVTKPFSMDELLARLRAAARRQEPAAGSQADQVAVVTTDEFTVDLVAKKVHRGERTVRLTPTEWHLLEILITHPGRLITQSRLLLEVWGPTYGENTNYLRVYMAQLRRKLEADPSHPRYLITEPGMGYRFEP from the coding sequence ATGACCCGGGTGCTGGTGGTGGAGGACGACCCTCAGCTCGTCCGCGCACTGAAGATCAATCTCCAGGCGCGCAAGTTCGACGTCGAGGAGGCCCCCGACGGAGGCGCGGCCCTGCGGCTCGCGGCCGCCCACAGGCCGGACGTCATCGTGCTGGACCTCGGCCTCCCGGACATGGACGGCGTCGAGGTCATCAAGGGGGTCCGCGGCTGGAGCCGGGTCCCGATTCTGGTGCTGTCCGCGCGTCACACCTCGGAGGAGAAGATCCGGGCGCTGGACGCCGGAGCGGACGACTACGTGACGAAACCGTTCAGCATGGACGAGCTCCTGGCCCGGCTGCGGGCGGCCGCCCGCAGGCAGGAGCCGGCCGCCGGCTCCCAGGCCGACCAGGTCGCCGTCGTCACGACCGACGAGTTCACCGTCGACCTGGTCGCGAAGAAGGTGCACCGGGGCGAACGCACGGTGCGGCTGACCCCGACCGAGTGGCACCTGCTGGAAATCCTCATCACCCACCCGGGCCGGCTGATCACCCAGAGCAGGCTCCTGCTGGAAGTCTGGGGACCGACCTACGGGGAGAACACCAACTACCTGCGCGTATACATGGCCCAGCTCCGCCGGAAACTCGAAGCGGACCCCTCGCACCCCCGGTACCTGATCACCGAACCGGGCATGGGCTACCGCTTCGAACCCTGA